TAATTTGGATCGCATATCCTTGTGGAAGGAAGTGGAAGGGCGTTTCCACTTCCTTCATTTTTTGGTCGGATAAAAAAGCCCTGCATATGAAAATATGCAGGGCTTTTTATTTTTGTTTTTTCCAGAATTAAACTGACACCGCTAAGCTCTTTATGGCTTTACCTGTTAGAGTTTATAACTTTTGATCTGCGGGTGTTTCGTTGTTTCTGCGCTCTTAGATTTTTAGCGATTCTAACTTATAAATTTTCTGCGATTTCTAATGCCCGCTTTCCGGCTTCCCATCCAATAAGTGCTTTTTTTCTTGCTGTGCCCCAACGATAGTTCTTGAGAGCTCCAGTGTTCGTAATGACTCGATGACACGGGATTAGGTACCCTATGGAATTTTTTGCGATAGCAGTGCCGACAGCACGGGAAGCCTTGGGTTTGCCAATGTGTTGCGCGATGTCTTGGTAGCTCACAAGGTTCCCTGAAGGAATAGTGAGAAGGGCACGCCATACGTTAATTTGAAAATTTGTTCCTTTCACGAGCAAGGTAATGGGACGACTTGGTGCCAATGAAGGATAAAAAATTTTTTGTATCTTTGGCTGAATCGTGGATGCGTTCTGAACAAAGGTCGCATTGCACCATTCTGCTTTAAGTTGCTCGAGCAGCTCTTCCTTGTCTTCGTCAACAAAG
The window above is part of the Halodesulfovibrio sp. MK-HDV genome. Proteins encoded here:
- a CDS encoding methylated-DNA--[protein]-cysteine S-methyltransferase, producing MTPGDFKKQGANLTIEYGFAPSPFGVCLLATTERGVCYLGFVDEDKEELLEQLKAEWCNATFVQNASTIQPKIQKIFYPSLAPSRPITLLVKGTNFQINVWRALLTIPSGNLVSYQDIAQHIGKPKASRAVGTAIAKNSIGYLIPCHRVITNTGALKNYRWGTARKKALIGWEAGKRALEIAENL